One Plasmodium vivax chromosome 13, whole genome shotgun sequence genomic region harbors:
- a CDS encoding tRNA-dihydrouridine synthase, putative (encoded by transcript PVX_086005A), whose product MKEDESDEPVQKKEYEKTFWEQIGKPKHILAPMVDLSELAFRLLCRNYNCHLTFTPMLHAKNFVEHEKYRKSYFQSCEKDEPVIAQFCGNNSKIILNAIEYIKNEVNAVDLNLGCPQQIAKKGNYGAFLLQKHDEVVNLVSDITNNCNIPITCKIRKIDQDYQKTLNLCYDLQSRNVKMITVHGRTKEEKGTNIKQCDYEIIKIIKERLNIPIIANGSIEHFEDIQKCLNYTKADAVMCAEILLEKPYFFSNQNVHTVDVVNEYYDLFLQYESNTKYLKGHLFKMLYKYFQVHTDLRDMLNNCHSLDDYVNFRSILNEKRSSGVLTESSLSWYRRYRKTE is encoded by the coding sequence atgaaagaagaCGAATCGGACGAACCTGTGCAGAAAAAGGAGTATGAAAAAACGTTTTGGGAACAAATTGGAAAACCCAAGCACATTTTAGCTCCCATGGTGGACTTAAGCGAATTAGCATTTCGATTGCTATGCAGAAATTACAACTGTCACTTGACTTTCACCCCCATGTtacatgcaaaaaattttgtggagcatgaaaaatatcgaaaaagttattttcaaaGTTGCGAAAAAGATGAACCTGTAATTGCGCAGTTTTGTGGGAACAATtcgaaaattattttaaacgCAATTGAGTATATTAAGAATGAGGTGAACGCTGTTGATTTGAATTTGGGGTGTCCCCAGCAAAttgccaaaaaggggaattatGGAGCCTTCTTACTACAAAAGCACGACGAAGTGGTGAACTTAGTGTCAGACATAACGAATAATTGCAATATCCCAATTACTtgtaaaataagaaaaattgaCCAAGATTATCAGAAAACGTTAAACCTGTGTTATGATTTACAGAGTCGTAATGTCAAAATGATTACCGTTCATGGAAGgacaaaggaggaaaaaggcacaaataTTAAACAATGTGATtatgaaattattaaaataataaaggaaaGATTAAACATCCCAATAATAGCTAATGGATCCATCGAGCATTTTGAAGATATACAAAAATGCCTAAATTATACCAAAGCCGACGCAGTTATGTGTGCAGAAATTTTACTCGAAAaaccctattttttttcaaaccaaaatgtacacacaGTGGATGTCGTGAATGAGTATTACGATTTGTTTTTACAATACGAGTCGAacacaaaatatttaaaaggacatttgtttaaaatgttatataagTATTTTCAAGTGCACACCGATTTGAGAGACATGCTGAATAATTGCCACTCGCTGGATGACTATGTAAACTTTCGCTCCATTTTGAACGAGAAAAGGAGCAGCGGCGTCCTCACCGAGTCCTCCCTCAGTTGGTACAGGAGGTACAGGAAAACCGAgtga
- a CDS encoding hypothetical protein, conserved (encoded by transcript PVX_086010A) encodes MNKYMSSSSTILNNKKNVENAIKTNLVAEKTTEGSKNTKNEEIYSEIKKNLLKLEKVFLDNVLLQVKKKTTAGTKNSIEKSAINELNKYKKNIELLKSKVSIEDNTDKIVKLENKLKENEEILQKLNNDKEGLENISKQQLKAIDEICLNETQLSIQTKYEEIRQLKEELMKLKNTYMENENILKKKQEQLVNIDSQLKKKIFAIKNAKSSSNSSSVNASSNNASTLNNSKTISNYQIQTLKAQIDMINDNINADTQGYEEKISELESNIKSSENDIEFLNSQIGEIKKNIENVTLEIKKMRKQKKEK; translated from the exons ATGAATAAGTACATGAGTTCGAGCAGCACCATTTTGAATAACAAAAAGAATGTAGAGAACGCCATAAAAACGAATCTGGTGGCGGAAAAAACTACCGAGGGGAGCaagaatacaaaaaatgaagaaatttactcggaaataaaaaagaatttgttaaaattagAGAAGGTGTTTCTAGACAATGTACTTTTGcaagtgaaaaagaaaaccacGGCTGGCACCAAAAACTCCATTGAAAAATCAGCCATAAACGAATTAAACAAATACAAGAAAAATATCGAATTGTTAAAGAGTAAAGTAAGCATAGAAGACAATACGGACAAAATAGTCAAGCTTGAAAACAAActgaaagaaaatgaagaaattttacaaaaactGAATAATGATAAGGAGGGGCTGGAAAACATTTCCAAGCAACAGCTAAAAGCGATAGATGAAATTTGCCTAAACGAAACGCAACTGTCCATACAaacaaaatatgaagaaatcAGACAATTAAAAGAGGAACtcatgaaattaaaaaacacctatatggaaaatgaaaacattttgaaaaaaaaacaagaacaGTTAGTCAACATAGACAGTcagttaaagaaaaaaattttcgccATTAAAAACGCGAAAAGTAGCAGCAACAGTAGCAGCGTCAATGCTAGCAGTAACAATGCCTCCACACTGAATAACAGCAAAACTATCTCGAATTACCAAATACAAACGTTGAAAGCACAAATAGACATgataaatgataatataaatgcaGATACTCAGGGctatgaggaaaaaatatccgAACTTGAGAGCAACATCAAGTCGTCCGAAAATGACATTGAGTTTTTAAATTCGCAAATCGGAGAAATAAAGAag aACATTGAGAATGTCACCctggagataaaaaaaatgagaaagcagaaaaaggaaaagtga